Proteins encoded within one genomic window of Lysinibacillus sphaericus:
- a CDS encoding putative holin-like toxin, which yields MVPMTVYESITLMFSFATLIVTILALSFTFSKKK from the coding sequence ATGGTTCCAATGACAGTTTATGAGTCTATAACGCTCATGTTTAGTTTCGCTACACTTATTGTAACGATTCTTGCGTTGTCATTTACTTTTTCAAAAAAAAAGTAA
- a CDS encoding four-helix bundle copper-binding protein, giving the protein MSHEQRQELIQALHQCMAACNQCFDACLKEDDVKMMAECIRLDRECADICNFLEQALARNTPFASELASVCATVCEACGNECKKHDHEHCQQCAEACFKCAEACRKLAA; this is encoded by the coding sequence TTGTCACATGAACAACGCCAAGAATTAATCCAGGCTTTACACCAATGTATGGCTGCCTGCAATCAATGCTTTGACGCTTGTCTAAAGGAAGACGATGTAAAGATGATGGCTGAATGCATCAGATTAGACCGGGAATGTGCAGATATCTGTAACTTTTTAGAGCAGGCGTTAGCACGAAATACACCATTTGCTTCAGAGCTAGCATCAGTATGTGCGACAGTATGCGAGGCGTGTGGCAATGAATGTAAGAAACATGATCATGAACATTGCCAGCAGTGTGCGGAAGCTTGTTTCAAATGTGCAGAGGCTTGCAGAAAGCTAGCTGCTTAA
- a CDS encoding YxiF family protein: MEINERKEKINLLQMKSKRNTIIKEMKIKDIHLTLDSFLEPQHSYDLLGDLFNKIDKPVEYKEEFKFGHCKDKAAKELGLLYKKIPKQLQEKEVILFHLNYRETGAIILRLEDIFRDINWIVNFSGYSNGAFDFVVVEPTFIYGICIERFEYWDTFTIWGLFN, translated from the coding sequence TTGGAAATAAACGAACGAAAGGAAAAGATTAATTTACTTCAAATGAAAAGTAAAAGAAATACCATTATTAAAGAAATGAAAATCAAAGATATTCACTTAACTCTTGATTCTTTCTTAGAACCTCAACATTCCTATGATTTACTTGGTGATTTATTCAATAAAATAGATAAGCCAGTTGAATATAAAGAGGAATTTAAATTTGGACATTGTAAAGATAAAGCAGCTAAAGAACTAGGGTTGCTATACAAGAAAATTCCTAAGCAACTTCAAGAAAAGGAAGTTATTTTGTTTCATTTAAATTATCGTGAAACAGGTGCGATTATTTTAAGATTGGAAGATATTTTTAGAGATATAAATTGGATAGTTAATTTTAGTGGATATTCAAACGGTGCTTTTGATTTTGTTGTTGTTGAACCGACCTTTATTTATGGAATTTGTATTGAAAGGTTTGAATATTGGGATACCTTTACTATATGGGGTTTATTCAACTAA
- a CDS encoding protein adenylyltransferase SelO, which produces MTKANNIGWNFDNSYAHLPNSFYSHLQLNRVHAPKLAILNEAVAKSLGLDYSALQQEDGIEVLAGNEIPKGALPLAQAYAGHQFGHFNMLGDGRALLLGEQITPSGERYDIGLKGSGRTPYSRGGDGRAALGPMLREYIISEAMFALGIPTSRSLAVVTTGEPVLRETELPGAILTRVASSHLRVGTFQYAAQWGSDEELQKLADYAIQRHFPMIEQMENRYLSLLQEVMERQAALIAKWQLVGFIHGVMNTDNMTISGETIDYGPCAFMDRYNPATVFSSIDRQGRYAYANQPPIGGWNITRFAETLLPLIHDDPEDAVALAQQVIEQYPQFYYTNWLAGMRAKLGLFNEEQQDAALIDELLTLMEKHEADYTNTFRSLTFQRCEGTALFDSMEFKKWYEQWQARRQRQEPSKAQSQQLMRDTNPAVIPRNHRVEEALEAAVTRGDYRVMDKLLQVLSQPYAHLAEQEAYATLPAPSNCPYQTFCGT; this is translated from the coding sequence ATGACTAAGGCAAATAATATTGGTTGGAATTTTGATAATAGCTATGCTCATCTACCAAATTCATTCTATAGCCATCTTCAATTAAATCGCGTGCATGCACCTAAGTTGGCGATTTTAAATGAAGCAGTGGCAAAGTCCCTTGGATTAGATTATAGTGCGCTTCAACAAGAAGATGGGATTGAGGTGCTTGCGGGTAACGAGATACCAAAGGGGGCATTGCCGCTTGCACAGGCATATGCAGGACATCAATTTGGACATTTTAATATGTTAGGGGACGGTAGAGCACTCCTTCTAGGCGAACAAATAACACCTTCTGGGGAGCGCTATGACATCGGACTCAAAGGTTCAGGACGAACGCCTTACTCTAGAGGAGGTGACGGCCGTGCAGCACTTGGCCCGATGCTACGTGAATATATTATTAGCGAAGCAATGTTTGCGTTAGGTATCCCAACTTCCCGTAGTTTGGCAGTAGTGACAACAGGAGAACCAGTACTTCGTGAAACAGAACTACCTGGTGCGATTTTGACGCGTGTTGCAAGTAGTCATTTACGTGTAGGGACATTTCAATATGCGGCACAATGGGGTAGTGATGAAGAGCTTCAGAAGTTAGCTGATTATGCAATCCAACGCCATTTCCCAATGATTGAACAGATGGAAAATCGCTATTTGAGCTTGCTTCAAGAAGTTATGGAAAGACAGGCAGCCCTTATTGCCAAATGGCAACTAGTCGGCTTTATTCATGGTGTAATGAACACAGATAATATGACGATTAGTGGTGAAACGATTGATTATGGTCCTTGTGCTTTTATGGATCGTTATAATCCAGCAACAGTTTTTAGCTCCATCGACCGACAAGGACGCTATGCTTATGCCAATCAGCCCCCTATTGGAGGATGGAATATTACGCGTTTTGCTGAAACGCTCCTTCCACTTATCCATGACGACCCAGAAGATGCTGTAGCATTAGCTCAGCAAGTGATTGAACAATATCCGCAGTTTTACTATACAAACTGGTTAGCGGGAATGCGCGCAAAGCTCGGTCTCTTTAATGAAGAACAGCAAGATGCCGCACTAATAGATGAACTTCTAACGTTAATGGAAAAGCATGAAGCAGATTATACAAATACATTCCGTTCACTAACGTTTCAAAGATGTGAAGGAACGGCGCTTTTTGATAGTATGGAATTTAAAAAGTGGTACGAACAGTGGCAAGCAAGAAGACAAAGGCAAGAGCCATCCAAAGCACAATCACAGCAGTTAATGCGAGACACGAACCCTGCTGTTATTCCGCGAAACCATCGAGTAGAGGAAGCGTTAGAAGCGGCTGTTACACGCGGTGATTATCGTGTTATGGATAAGCTATTACAGGTGCTATCTCAGCCGTACGCTCATTTAGCGGAACAAGAAGCATATGCCACACTACCAGCACCATCCAACTGTCCATACCAAACGTTTTGTGGCACATAA
- a CDS encoding DUF2639 domain-containing protein, producing the protein MHQYSKGWFVKELRAKGILVHPQLKTHLGKFKESELRNLYYRYVEQQQTDTEQS; encoded by the coding sequence GTGCATCAATATTCAAAAGGTTGGTTTGTCAAAGAGCTACGCGCAAAAGGGATTTTAGTGCATCCTCAATTAAAAACACATCTAGGCAAGTTTAAAGAATCTGAATTACGGAATTTATATTACCGCTATGTGGAGCAACAACAAACCGATACGGAGCAATCATAG
- a CDS encoding SDR family NAD(P)-dependent oxidoreductase, which translates to MFEKSVVVVTGGAQGIGEGIVRAYAQRGAKVVIADVNVELGHQLAQECNEQGYSALFVEADVSKEQDIVALMQQTVQHFGTITILINNAGKFEHVSPYDITVAQWHNLLQTNLTSVLFCSREAAKIMRTNELGGSIVSLASTRAFMSEPYSEAYAASKGGIVALTHALARSFGPDNITVNCISPGWIETGDYEQLRAIDHEQHLVGRVGVPEDIAQACLYLTNPANRFVTGINITVDGGMTKKMIYEE; encoded by the coding sequence ATGTTTGAAAAGTCGGTGGTTGTGGTGACTGGTGGTGCGCAAGGAATTGGAGAAGGGATTGTGCGTGCATATGCACAGCGTGGTGCCAAGGTTGTAATTGCAGATGTGAATGTAGAGCTGGGGCATCAATTAGCGCAAGAGTGTAATGAACAAGGGTATTCGGCATTGTTTGTGGAGGCGGATGTGTCAAAAGAACAAGATATTGTTGCGTTAATGCAGCAAACGGTCCAACATTTTGGGACGATTACGATTTTAATTAATAATGCGGGTAAGTTTGAGCATGTGTCACCTTATGATATTACGGTTGCGCAGTGGCATAATCTTTTACAAACGAATTTAACGAGTGTTTTATTTTGTTCTAGAGAAGCGGCTAAAATCATGCGGACAAATGAGCTTGGAGGTTCGATTGTTTCTTTGGCCTCTACACGGGCTTTTATGTCTGAGCCTTATAGTGAAGCGTATGCCGCTTCCAAGGGCGGTATTGTAGCGTTAACGCATGCATTAGCCCGCTCTTTCGGTCCAGATAACATTACGGTTAATTGTATATCACCTGGTTGGATTGAAACCGGTGATTATGAACAGCTACGTGCTATCGATCATGAACAACATCTAGTAGGGCGTGTTGGTGTGCCGGAAGATATTGCACAAGCATGTCTGTACTTAACAAATCCTGCGAATCGATTTGTCACAGGGATTAATATTACGGTCGATGGAGGCATGACAAAGAAAATGATCTATGAGGAATAA
- a CDS encoding metallophosphoesterase, which translates to MQIVVMSDTHGDSHVIDQVRGFYPHVETMIHCGDSELPFSHAALDGMKKVRGNCDLDKAFPEEIIVQVGDAALFVTHGHLFNVKSSMLALLYRAKEVDAHIVCFGHSHLLGAEMIDDVLFINPGSLLKPRGGNEKSFAVIDIQASYYQVDFFTENNDRLSTHTFVRA; encoded by the coding sequence ATGCAAATAGTGGTCATGAGTGATACACATGGAGATAGCCATGTAATTGACCAAGTACGTGGCTTTTATCCGCATGTCGAAACGATGATTCATTGTGGTGATAGCGAACTGCCTTTTTCCCATGCTGCATTAGATGGCATGAAAAAAGTGCGGGGAAATTGTGATCTTGATAAAGCCTTTCCAGAGGAAATAATTGTGCAAGTGGGAGATGCTGCTCTTTTTGTCACACATGGTCATTTATTTAATGTTAAATCATCCATGTTGGCATTATTGTATCGCGCAAAGGAAGTCGATGCACATATTGTGTGCTTTGGTCATTCTCATCTATTAGGTGCCGAAATGATTGATGATGTCTTATTTATCAATCCAGGAAGTTTATTAAAGCCAAGAGGTGGCAATGAAAAAAGCTTTGCAGTTATAGACATTCAAGCTAGCTATTATCAGGTGGATTTCTTCACAGAGAACAATGATCGTTTGTCAACGCATACGTTTGTTCGCGCATAA
- a CDS encoding AAA family ATPase, with translation MKKLGTLYFFCGKMGAGKTTKSKQVALEKQAVLLSEDEWLASLYPNQITTFEDYLKFSAQLKPMMKKHVQNILSVGTDVVMDFPGNTQQQRKWFLDIASEVNANHQLIFLNLNNEQCLRQIAQRCIEQPERATFDTEETFIHVTNFFEEPEVSEGLNILEFSGEE, from the coding sequence ATGAAAAAACTAGGGACTCTATACTTTTTCTGCGGAAAAATGGGAGCTGGAAAAACGACTAAATCAAAACAAGTGGCTTTAGAGAAGCAAGCAGTATTGTTATCTGAGGATGAATGGCTTGCATCTCTTTACCCTAATCAGATTACAACATTTGAAGACTATCTTAAATTCTCAGCGCAACTCAAGCCGATGATGAAAAAGCATGTCCAAAACATATTAAGTGTTGGTACAGATGTAGTCATGGATTTTCCAGGTAATACTCAACAACAGCGAAAATGGTTTTTGGATATTGCATCAGAGGTAAATGCAAACCATCAACTAATTTTCCTTAATTTAAATAATGAGCAATGCTTACGTCAAATTGCACAAAGATGTATCGAACAACCCGAAAGAGCAACTTTTGACACAGAAGAGACGTTTATTCATGTTACTAATTTTTTTGAAGAACCAGAAGTATCCGAGGGTTTAAATATTTTAGAGTTTAGTGGGGAAGAATAA